One window of the Benincasa hispida cultivar B227 chromosome 3, ASM972705v1, whole genome shotgun sequence genome contains the following:
- the LOC120073113 gene encoding chaperonin-like RBCX protein 1, chloroplastic isoform X2, translated as MFFQFGQKSQKLPSLCACIAVRWFGEASPESKAARNLHNFFTYVAVRIVTAQLESYNPEAYQELMEFLDRHSLNDGDKFLASLMRESSRHKSLALRILEVRSAYCKNDFEWDNLKRLAFKMVSESNTRLMREYVTETSPSDTEK; from the exons ATGTTTTTCCAGTTTGGCCAAAAAAGCCAAAAGCTACCAAGTCTATGCGCTTGCATTGCAGTAAGAT ggtttggagaAGCCTCACCAGAATCAAAGGCAGCCAGAAATCTGCATAATTTCTTCACGTATGTTGCTGTTAGGATAGTGACTGCGCAGCTTGAG AGCTATAATCCAGAGGCGTACCAGGAGTTAATGGAGTTTCTTGATAGACATTCATTGAATGATGGGGACAAATTCCTGGCCAGTTTGATGCGGGAATCGTCAAGGCATAAATCTCTTG CATTGCGCATTCTAGAG GTTCGATCTGCATACTGCAAAAACGATTTTGAGTGGGACAACCTCAAGCGATTAGCTTTCAAA ATGGTTAGTGAATCCAACACGAGACTGATGAGAGAATACGTGACGGAGACAAGTCCATCAGACACCGAGAAGTGA
- the LOC120074686 gene encoding glycosyltransferase BC10-like isoform X2 yields MKKKAPLAPARSLIWFSWKLLITFSLAICILALIRLHSSSRTDLASASLSRRLRPPSDSFLGRPKIAFLFLTRRNLPLDFLWGSFFENGDVANFSIYIHSAPGFVFDESTTRSHFFFGRQLDNSIQVAWGKSSMIAAERLLLEAALEDPANQRFVLLSDSCVPLYNFSYIYSYLMASPRSFVDSFLDAKEGRYNPKMSPAIPKSKWRKGSQWISLIRSHAEVVVDDDIIFPIFGLFCKRRPPVDASKGNMNIKLQKQHNCIPDEHYVQTLLALNELEGELERRTVTYTLWNQSTTTMENKGWHPITFSYANAGPRQIKEIKGINHIYYETEFRTEWCRNNSTFVSCFLFARKFSQGAAMRLLSEGVVSHFDASALLDKKIY; encoded by the exons ATGAAGAAGAAAGCTCCTCTAGCACCTGCCCGCAGCCTTATCTGGTTCAGTTGGAAGCTTCTCATCACCTTCTCTCTTGCTATTTGCATTCTCGCTCTTATTAGGCTTCATTCGTCTTCTCGGACCGACCTCGCCTCTGCTTCATTATCTCGTCGATTGCGTCCTCCTTCTGATTCATTTTTAGGCCGCCCTAAGATCGCCTTCTTGTTTCTCACTCGTCGGAACCTTCCTCTTGATTTTCTTTGGGGAAGCTTCTTTGAG AATGGCGACGTTGCGAACTTCTCGATTTATATTCACTCGGCGCCCGGATTTGTGTTCGATGAATCGACCACAAGGTCGCATTTCTTTTTTGGACGACAATTGGATAATAGCATACAG GTGGCCTGGGGAAAGTCAAGTATGATTGCTGCAGAGAGGTTATTACTTGAAGCAGCACTTGAGGATCCTGCTAACCAGAGATTTGTTCTTCTATCAGACAG TTGCGTTCCACTATACAATTTTAGCTATATATACAGCTATCTCATGGCTTCCCCAAGGAGTTTCGTGGACAG TTTTCTTGATGCAAAGGAGGGTCGCTATAACCCAAAAATGTCACCTGCTATACCTAAGAGCAAATGGAGAAAAGGTTCCCAG TGGATCAGTTTGATTCGTAGTCATGCAGAAGTAGTTGTGGATGATGATATCATATTCCCGATCTTTGGATTATTCTGCAAG CGAAGGCCGCCTGTGGATGCCAGCAAAGGAAATATGAACATT AAACTTCAAAAGCAGCACAACTGTATTCCAGATGAACACTATGTCCAAACATTGCTTGCT TTAAATGAACTCGAAGGTGAACTTGAACGAAGAACAGTAACTTACACGCTGTGGAATCAGTCAACCACTACAATGGAGAATAAGGGATGGCATCCTATTACGTTTAGCTATGCTAATGCTGGACCTCGGCAGATTAAGGAAATAAAG GGAATCAACCATATCTACTATGAGACTGAATTCAGGACGGAATGGTGTCGAAATAATTCAACTTTTGtctcttgttttttatttgcCAGAAAATTTTCTCAGGGAGCTGCTATGCGATTATTAAGTGAGGGAGTAGTGAGCCACTTTGATGCCTCAGCATTATTAGACAAAAAGATCTACTGA
- the LOC120073113 gene encoding chaperonin-like RBCX protein 1, chloroplastic isoform X1, with the protein MEPSARILSSTQFPSLFPLPNLNRSNVFPVWPKKPKATKSMRLHCSKMYVPGFGEASPESKAARNLHNFFTYVAVRIVTAQLESYNPEAYQELMEFLDRHSLNDGDKFLASLMRESSRHKSLALRILEVRSAYCKNDFEWDNLKRLAFKMVSESNTRLMREYVTETSPSDTEK; encoded by the exons ATGGAACCATCTGCAAGGATTCTTTCCTCTACTCAGTTCCCTTCTCTTTTCCCGCTGCCCAATTTAAACAGAAGCAATGTTTTTCCAGTTTGGCCAAAAAAGCCAAAAGCTACCAAGTCTATGCGCTTGCATTGCAGTAAGATGTATGTCCCCG ggtttggagaAGCCTCACCAGAATCAAAGGCAGCCAGAAATCTGCATAATTTCTTCACGTATGTTGCTGTTAGGATAGTGACTGCGCAGCTTGAG AGCTATAATCCAGAGGCGTACCAGGAGTTAATGGAGTTTCTTGATAGACATTCATTGAATGATGGGGACAAATTCCTGGCCAGTTTGATGCGGGAATCGTCAAGGCATAAATCTCTTG CATTGCGCATTCTAGAG GTTCGATCTGCATACTGCAAAAACGATTTTGAGTGGGACAACCTCAAGCGATTAGCTTTCAAA ATGGTTAGTGAATCCAACACGAGACTGATGAGAGAATACGTGACGGAGACAAGTCCATCAGACACCGAGAAGTGA
- the LOC120074686 gene encoding glycosyltransferase BC10-like isoform X1: MKKKAPLAPARSLIWFSWKLLITFSLAICILALIRLHSSSRTDLASASLSRRLRPPSDSFLGRPKIAFLFLTRRNLPLDFLWGSFFENGDVANFSIYIHSAPGFVFDESTTRSHFFFGRQLDNSIQVAWGKSSMIAAERLLLEAALEDPANQRFVLLSDSCVPLYNFSYIYSYLMASPRSFVDSFLDAKEGRYNPKMSPAIPKSKWRKGSQWISLIRSHAEVVVDDDIIFPIFGLFCKRRPPVDASKGNMNIKLQKQHNCIPDEHYVQTLLALNELEGELERRTVTYTLWNQSTTTMENKGWHPITFSYANAGPRQIKEIKVAITLRYFSRFVFVFVIVLVYLNVWINMVSYEIKCFSFYLMPSFYFLHCLLKFLVYDDAIRIDVYFI, encoded by the exons ATGAAGAAGAAAGCTCCTCTAGCACCTGCCCGCAGCCTTATCTGGTTCAGTTGGAAGCTTCTCATCACCTTCTCTCTTGCTATTTGCATTCTCGCTCTTATTAGGCTTCATTCGTCTTCTCGGACCGACCTCGCCTCTGCTTCATTATCTCGTCGATTGCGTCCTCCTTCTGATTCATTTTTAGGCCGCCCTAAGATCGCCTTCTTGTTTCTCACTCGTCGGAACCTTCCTCTTGATTTTCTTTGGGGAAGCTTCTTTGAG AATGGCGACGTTGCGAACTTCTCGATTTATATTCACTCGGCGCCCGGATTTGTGTTCGATGAATCGACCACAAGGTCGCATTTCTTTTTTGGACGACAATTGGATAATAGCATACAG GTGGCCTGGGGAAAGTCAAGTATGATTGCTGCAGAGAGGTTATTACTTGAAGCAGCACTTGAGGATCCTGCTAACCAGAGATTTGTTCTTCTATCAGACAG TTGCGTTCCACTATACAATTTTAGCTATATATACAGCTATCTCATGGCTTCCCCAAGGAGTTTCGTGGACAG TTTTCTTGATGCAAAGGAGGGTCGCTATAACCCAAAAATGTCACCTGCTATACCTAAGAGCAAATGGAGAAAAGGTTCCCAG TGGATCAGTTTGATTCGTAGTCATGCAGAAGTAGTTGTGGATGATGATATCATATTCCCGATCTTTGGATTATTCTGCAAG CGAAGGCCGCCTGTGGATGCCAGCAAAGGAAATATGAACATT AAACTTCAAAAGCAGCACAACTGTATTCCAGATGAACACTATGTCCAAACATTGCTTGCT TTAAATGAACTCGAAGGTGAACTTGAACGAAGAACAGTAACTTACACGCTGTGGAATCAGTCAACCACTACAATGGAGAATAAGGGATGGCATCCTATTACGTTTAGCTATGCTAATGCTGGACCTCGGCAGATTAAGGAAATAAAGGTTGCTATTACATTGCGTTATTTCTCtcgttttgtttttgtttttgtgatTGTGTTAGTTTATTTAAACGTGTGGATAAACATGGTTTCTTATGAAATTAAATGCTTTAGCTTTTATTTAATGCCGTCATtctattttcttcattgtttgttgaaattcttgGTTTATGATGATGCTATAAGGATTGACGTCTATTTTATATGA
- the LOC120073111 gene encoding leucine--tRNA ligase, chloroplastic/mitochondrial, with amino-acid sequence MNVQALHSCVHGQFEASSFSPFRFFSFSSPSVGLSRRLSIVAFRRKSSVGRLYGSNLSCGIRVPRGRIRSALTGEVNGVEDQKQQEVRRAYPFHEIEPKWQRYWEENRTFRTPDEIDTSKPKFYVLDMFPYPSGSGLHVGHPLGYTATDILARFKRMQGYNVLHPMGWDAFGLPAEQYAIETGTHPKITTLRNINRFRSQLKSLGFSYDWDREISTIEPEYYKWTQWIFLQLLKRGLAYQAEVPVNWCPALGTVLANEEVIDGVSERGGHPVIRKPMRQWMLKITAYADRLLDDLDDLDWPESIKDMQRNWIGRSEGAEIEFCVLGSNGKDSDLKITVYTTRPDTLFGATYLVVAPEYSLLSSITSPTESREVEEYKDLASRKSELERTELQKEKSGVFSGCYARNPVNGEAVPIWVADYVLGSYGTGAIMAVPAHDSRDHEFATKYDIPIVVVVVPEDGSLGDSSKAFSGVGIITNSSSPTSGLDINGLSSKEAASKVIEWAEKTGNGKKKVNYKLRDWLFARQRYWGEPIPVLFLDDTGESIPLSETELPLTLPELDDFTPTGTGEPPLSKADSWVKATDSLSGKPARRETSTMPQWAGSCWYYLRFMDPKNSEELVGKMKEMYWGPVDVYVGGAEHAVLHLLYSRFWHKVLYDIGVVSTKEPFKCVINQGIILGEVQYTALKDPDGNLVSADSVDVLSEYNQERIPEEKVMKSGDYFVLKDSPDIRLIARAHKMSKSRGNVVNPDDVVSEYGADSLRLYEMFMGPLRDSKQWNTSGIEGVHRFLGRTWRLIVGPPSADGSFNDGTVATDEEPTLEQLRSLHKCIMKVTEEVEGTRFNTGISAMMEFVNVAYKWDRYPRSIVEAFTLLLSPYAPHLAEELWSRLGHSESLVYEPFPKANPIYLKDSTVVLPVQINGKTRGTVQVEKTCTEEDAFQVAEQDEKLSKYLTGQSIKKRIFVPGKILNVILDRQSSKVAR; translated from the exons ATGAACGTGCAGGCATTGCATTCTTGTGTACATGGCCAATTCGAAGCTTCTTCCTTTAGTCCATTTcggttcttttctttttcttcccccTCAGTCGGACTGTCCAGGAGACTCTCCATTGTAGCTTTTAGAAGAAAGTCTTCTGTTGGTCGTTTATATGGTAGTAACTTAAGCTGTGGAATTCGTGTTCCTCGTGGTAGAATCAGAAGTGCCTTGACAGGGGAAGTGAACGGCGTAGAGGATCAGAAGCAGCAAGAGGTGAGGAGAGCCTACCCGTTCCATGAAATTGAGCCCAAATGGCAGCGATATTGGGAGGAAAATCGAACTTTCCGAACTCCTGATGAAATTGATACTTCTAAGCCTAAGTTCTACGTGCTCGATATGTTCCCTTATCCCAG TGGATCAGGGTTACATGTTGGTCATCCTCTAGGTTATACTGCTACAGATATTCTTGCAAGATTCAAACGCATGCAAGGTTACAATGTTTTGCACCCAATGGGCTGGGATGCATTTGGATTGCCTGCGGAACAATATGCTATTGAG ACTGGAACTCACCCCAAAATCACTACTTTGAGGAATATTAATCGCTTCCGCTCTCAG CTTAAATCATTGGGGTTTTCCTATGACTGGGATCGTGAAATTTCCACAATTGAACCAGAATATTATAAATGGACTCAGTGGATTTTTCTTCAACTGTTGAAGAGAGGATTAGCATACCAG GCTGAAGTACCAGTTAACTGGTGCCCTGCTCTTGGCACGGTCTTGGCCAACGAAGAGGTAATTGATGGTGTCAGTGAGCGTGGGGGTCATCCGGTTATAAGGAAG CCAATGCGGCAATGGATGCTCAAGATTACTGCATATGCTGATCGTCTTCTTGATGATCTAGATGATCTTGACTGGCCTGAAAGTATAAAAGACATGCAAAGAAACTGGATTGGGAGATCAGAAGGGGCTGAGATTGAATTTTGTGTTCTTGGCAGTAATGGAAAAGATAGTGACCTCAAAATTACAGTTTATACTACCAGACCGGATACCCTCTTTGGAGCAAC GTATTTGGTTGTTGCTCCAGAGTACTCCTTACTGTCATCTATAACATCTCCAACAGAAAGCAGAGAG GTGGAGGAGTACAAAGATCTTGCTTCGAGGAAGAGTGAGCTTGAGAGGACTGAGCTCCAGAAGGAAAAAAGTGGGGTTTTCTCTGGTTGCTATGCTAGAAATCCAGTTAATGGGGAAGCTGTCCCAATATGGGTTGCAGATTATGTCTTGGGGAG TTATGGAACTGGGGCAATAATGGCTGTACCTGCGCATGATTCACGTGATCATGAATTTGCAACGAAATATGATATTCCTATAGTGGTGGTGGTTGTGCCAGAGGATGGAAGTCTTGGTGACTCAAGTAAGGCATTTTCAGGAGTGGGTATTATTACCAATTCATCGAGTCCAACGTCAGGGCTTGACATCAATGGGCTCTCAAGCAAGGAAGCAGCTTCCAAAGTCATTGAGTGGGCTGAGAAAACAGGGAATGGAAAGAAAAAG GTGAACTACAAACTGAGAGATTGGCTTTTTGCTAGGCAACGTTATTGGGGGGAACCCATCCCTGTACTTTTTCTGGATGATACTGGTGAGAGTATTCCCCTTTCTGAAACCGAATTGCCCCTTACGTTGCCTGAGTTAGATGATTTTACACCCACGGGGACGGGGGAACCTCCACTTTCAAAAGCGGACTCTTGG GTTAAAGCCACTGATTCCCTATCTGGAAAACCTGCCAGACGAGAAACAAGTACTATGCCACAGTGGGCTGGTTCATGCTG GTACTATTTAAGATTTATGGATCCAAAGAATTCCGAAGAACTTGTAGGGAAAATGAAGGAAAT GTATTGGGGGCCCGTTGATGTATATGTTGGTGGGGCTGAGCATGCTGTTCTCCACTTACTTTATTCTAGGTTCTGGCACAAG GTTCTCTATGATATTGGCGTTGTATCCACCAAAGAACCCTTTAAGTGTGTCATAAACCAAGGAATTATACTTGGGGAA GTTCAGTATACAGCTTTAAAAGATCCAGATGGGAATCTAGTGTCTGCAGATTCCGTTGATGTTTTGAGTGAATATAATCAAGAAAGAATCCCCGAGGAGAAG GTCATGAAATCTGGAGATTATTTTGTACTGAAAGACAGTCCTGATATCCGACTGATTGCTCGTGCTCACAAAATGAGCAAGAGTAGAGGAAATGTTGTGAATCCTGACGATGTTGTTTCTGAGTATGGTGCGGATTCTCTTCGCTTGTATGAAATGTTTATGGGTCCTCTTAG AGACTCAAAACAATGGAATACCAGCGGTATTGAAGGCGTCCATAGGTTCTTGGGAAGAACTTGGAGACTAATTGTTGGACCGCCTTCAGCTGATGGTTCATTTAATGATGGAACTGTGGCAACTGATGAGGAACCAACTCTGGAACAACTTCGTTCACTTCATAAGTGCATTATGAAG GTAACTGAAGAAGTTGAAGGGACACGGTTCAACACAGGAATCTCAGCTATGATGGAGTTTGTTAATGTGGCATATAAG TGGGATAGATACCCAAGGTCTATTGTTGAAGCATTCACTTTGTTGCTTTCACCTTATGCACCTCACTTGGCCGAGGAACTTTGGTCTCGGTTAGGACATTCAGAATCATTGGTGTATGAGCCCTTCCCCAAG GCCAACCCAATTTACTTGAAGGACTCTACAGTTGTCCTACCAGTTCAGATCAATGGTAAAACTAGGGGTACCGTCCAGGTTGAGAAAACATGTACAGAGGAGGATGCTTTCCAGGTCGCAGAGCAAGATGAAAAACTCTCCAAATATTTAACAGGGCAGTCAATTAAAAAGCGAATCTTTGTTCCTGGCAAGATCTTGAATGTTATATTGGATCGTCAAAGCTCCAAAGTGGCCCGCTGA